Proteins from a genomic interval of Sphingobacterium sp. SYP-B4668:
- a CDS encoding UDP-N-acetylmuramoyl-tripeptide--D-alanyl-D-alanine ligase, which produces MNTETLYDLYLKHPYVSTDTRNILPGGIFFALRGANFNGNTFADQALAGGASYVVIDDAAFAKDERYLLVTDVLKALQDLALFHRKKLQIPVIGVTGTNGKTTTKELLYATLSQRFRTYATKGNLNNHIGVPLTILSIDNTIEVAIIEMGANHLGEIAFLCDIALPDYGLISNVGKAHLEGFGSFEGVMATKGELYDFLQDHGGVVFLQGDNPYLKTMAAARSIKTIVTYGFSDTNDVIGRLVKADPLLQIEWCEHTTENKYIVSTQLTGSYNTENFLAAIAVARYFNVSPVQINKGIEHYVPKNNRSQITKTGHNTVIADYYNANASSMAAALDNIEVIDAPRKVIILGDMFEMGGESDAEHEKVVQRAKAIGVERLIFVGKAFKKQEYLEAEFYETTAEAKQALQDRPIINGTILLKGSRGMAFENLMEIL; this is translated from the coding sequence ATGAATACGGAGACCCTATACGATTTATATTTGAAGCATCCTTATGTATCTACTGATACACGGAATATCCTACCTGGAGGAATATTCTTTGCTTTGCGAGGTGCTAATTTTAATGGAAATACATTCGCCGATCAAGCATTGGCAGGAGGGGCCAGTTACGTGGTCATTGATGATGCGGCATTCGCGAAGGACGAACGCTATCTTTTGGTGACGGATGTATTGAAGGCATTGCAAGATTTGGCTCTTTTTCACCGAAAGAAATTACAAATACCTGTCATTGGCGTGACCGGAACCAATGGCAAAACGACGACCAAAGAACTGCTTTATGCGACATTATCCCAGCGATTCAGGACTTATGCAACAAAAGGGAATCTAAATAATCACATTGGTGTGCCCTTGACAATCTTGTCCATTGATAACACGATTGAGGTAGCGATAATTGAAATGGGAGCGAATCACTTGGGAGAGATTGCCTTTCTATGTGATATCGCATTGCCAGATTATGGCCTGATTTCTAACGTTGGCAAAGCACATTTGGAGGGATTTGGTTCCTTTGAAGGAGTCATGGCAACCAAGGGTGAGCTTTATGATTTTCTTCAGGATCATGGGGGTGTAGTATTCTTGCAGGGAGATAATCCGTATTTGAAAACAATGGCGGCTGCACGATCTATCAAAACAATTGTCACTTATGGTTTCAGTGACACCAATGATGTTATTGGACGATTGGTCAAAGCGGACCCCTTGTTGCAAATTGAATGGTGTGAGCATACGACCGAGAATAAATACATTGTCAGCACACAGCTGACGGGCTCCTATAATACTGAAAACTTTTTGGCAGCAATTGCTGTAGCTAGATATTTCAATGTATCTCCAGTGCAGATCAACAAGGGAATAGAGCACTATGTTCCTAAGAATAATAGGTCGCAGATTACCAAGACGGGGCACAATACTGTAATCGCTGATTACTATAATGCCAACGCCAGTAGCATGGCTGCGGCATTGGATAATATAGAGGTAATAGACGCTCCTCGAAAAGTCATTATTTTGGGCGATATGTTCGAGATGGGGGGGGAGTCAGATGCTGAACACGAAAAAGTGGTGCAACGAGCAAAAGCGATTGGAGTCGAGCGACTGATATTTGTGGGAAAGGCATTTAAAAAGCAAGAGTATTTGGAGGCCGAGTTCTATGAAACGACGGCTGAGGCTAAACAGGCCTTGCAGGATCGACCCATTATTAATGGGACCATTCTTCTAAAGGGGTCGAGAGGGATGGCCTTCGAGAACCTGATGGAAATATTATAA
- a CDS encoding TonB-dependent receptor domain-containing protein: MQISYKQFVFIVLSLCIMPYCGAQIKIYGTIHTHQHTPLASAVIMLSKTTSPNELVTASSSDDKGRFDLSVAKGEYRLSITFLNEKLYETVVKSDTNVELGTIVLEKDGQSKELEEVEIRKYKPTVAFKNGKLEFMPNTVETGSILEIMKIAPTVQMQEEAINLLGKSGTEIRINGRKIHMSGAQLTSYLASLSANTLEKLEIIHSPGAEYDADTRGGVINIVLKELKEKGINASTHVTQSKSKYANTAIGGNFNMLAGKWQTWGSFGLAKGKNWTYGTNDIFYSSGLWQDKNEQITHEKSLSATGGLEYVPDSNNALNVSFSYYKGPSTASEYNQSFIYNLQHALDSTLLTTGTNPQDYRHLSSNLNYVHTFGKSNNKLTFDFAQVSTQFDRQQDFSNMTLGATAPSTAQRFYSGNNQNLTIKTANLAMDMPNKWLNIVVGGKIIFNKNKNETSFFQLLNNVWNRNEEKFDNFQYKEQIQAVYLQGNKAVGKWDFRGGVRLESTQTEGNSLTNTLITKKSYTQLFPSISASFNKDDNNTLNLSYGKKIQRPEFSWVNPFAWYTNAYEYSHGNPSLQPYFNHDLTFTYIFKQKWTFYANYYTARDIYAEYMKIDTATGHRESRVDNFVHQDIVSIYAGTNFNLWDRWKLSPEISLSASRRGSNLALIDDTSGIQVNSGIHSQIQILPNNKLILSLNSSYSSPSNASVLETKRRFVQHAGITYQAVKDTLQISLNGNDLFKSGAFQYDAYVNNIRRSRYKYSNSQQISMTLRYNFKKGKKREINRSNANDDELRRAG, encoded by the coding sequence ATGCAAATTTCTTACAAGCAATTTGTCTTTATCGTTTTATCGCTCTGTATAATGCCTTATTGTGGAGCTCAAATAAAGATTTACGGAACCATTCACACCCATCAGCACACACCACTGGCATCTGCCGTGATTATGCTCTCCAAAACAACAAGCCCCAATGAACTAGTGACGGCTTCATCATCCGATGATAAAGGGAGGTTTGACCTATCTGTAGCCAAAGGGGAATACCGTTTATCAATTACTTTTCTAAATGAAAAATTATATGAAACAGTTGTCAAGAGTGATACAAATGTTGAGCTAGGGACCATCGTATTGGAGAAAGACGGGCAGTCAAAGGAACTCGAAGAGGTCGAGATTCGAAAGTATAAACCAACGGTCGCTTTTAAAAATGGGAAACTGGAGTTCATGCCTAACACCGTAGAGACGGGTTCGATTTTGGAAATCATGAAGATCGCTCCAACCGTACAAATGCAAGAAGAAGCAATCAACCTTTTAGGGAAAAGTGGAACAGAAATTCGGATTAATGGCCGCAAAATTCACATGAGCGGAGCGCAGCTTACGTCATACCTCGCTTCCCTATCGGCAAATACACTCGAAAAACTCGAAATCATCCACAGCCCTGGTGCTGAGTATGATGCCGACACAAGAGGAGGAGTCATCAATATTGTACTTAAAGAGTTAAAGGAAAAAGGAATCAACGCCTCAACTCATGTCACGCAATCCAAGTCCAAATATGCCAACACTGCAATTGGCGGAAATTTCAACATGCTTGCTGGCAAATGGCAGACGTGGGGATCCTTCGGATTGGCAAAAGGTAAAAATTGGACCTATGGCACAAATGATATTTTTTATTCATCTGGACTATGGCAAGACAAAAATGAACAAATCACCCACGAGAAGAGCCTCTCGGCAACTGGCGGTTTAGAGTATGTTCCTGATTCCAATAATGCACTAAATGTCTCGTTCTCCTATTACAAAGGTCCGTCAACCGCCTCAGAGTATAATCAATCCTTCATCTACAACCTACAGCATGCTCTGGACTCTACACTCTTGACTACCGGGACCAACCCTCAAGATTATCGTCACCTTTCTTCTAATCTCAACTATGTGCACACGTTTGGAAAAAGTAATAACAAGTTGACCTTTGATTTTGCACAGGTATCCACCCAATTTGATAGACAACAAGATTTCAGTAATATGACCTTGGGTGCAACCGCACCCTCCACCGCACAACGCTTTTACTCGGGCAATAATCAAAATCTAACAATTAAAACTGCTAATTTGGCAATGGACATGCCGAATAAATGGTTAAATATCGTTGTAGGTGGAAAAATCATCTTCAATAAGAACAAAAATGAAACCTCTTTTTTCCAGCTTTTAAACAATGTTTGGAATCGCAACGAAGAGAAATTTGACAACTTTCAGTACAAAGAACAGATACAAGCCGTGTATCTACAGGGAAATAAAGCTGTGGGAAAATGGGACTTCCGAGGCGGAGTTCGCCTAGAAAGTACACAAACCGAAGGCAATAGTCTCACGAATACGCTCATCACCAAGAAAAGCTATACCCAACTTTTCCCATCCATCAGTGCGTCCTTCAACAAGGATGATAACAATACACTCAATTTGTCTTATGGAAAAAAAATCCAACGTCCAGAGTTTTCTTGGGTCAACCCTTTCGCGTGGTATACCAATGCATACGAGTACTCCCATGGCAACCCCTCACTCCAGCCCTATTTCAATCATGATTTGACTTTCACCTATATTTTTAAGCAAAAATGGACCTTCTACGCCAACTATTACACGGCACGCGATATCTACGCTGAATACATGAAGATTGATACCGCGACGGGACATCGAGAAAGTCGAGTGGACAATTTTGTGCATCAGGATATCGTGAGCATATATGCTGGCACAAACTTCAACTTATGGGACAGATGGAAATTATCCCCCGAAATCTCGCTTTCAGCAAGTAGAAGAGGGTCGAATTTAGCCCTTATTGATGATACTAGCGGCATCCAGGTTAACTCCGGGATCCACAGTCAAATCCAAATCCTCCCTAATAATAAATTGATTTTATCTTTAAATTCTTCCTATAGCTCGCCTAGTAATGCAAGTGTATTGGAGACCAAGCGTCGATTTGTGCAACACGCTGGGATTACCTACCAAGCCGTTAAAGATACCTTACAGATATCGCTCAATGGGAACGACCTTTTCAAGTCTGGTGCATTTCAATATGATGCTTACGTCAACAATATCCGTCGCTCACGATATAAATACTCCAATAGCCAACAAATCAGTATGACCTTGCGCTACAATTTTAAAAAGGGAAAGAAACGAGAAATAAACCGCTCCAACGCCAATGATGATGAGTTGAGACGAGCGGGGTAA
- a CDS encoding RrF2 family transcriptional regulator, producing the protein MLSKKTKYAIKALMVLGRNYGKEPMQIVKIADEENIPKKFLEQILLEMRNAGILYSKKGAGGGYSLNKSPEDVYLSQVMRLIDGPIALLPCVSLNFYRSCDECTEEHACGIRDTFIDVRNAMLQILNDTSIANLINKEKQLNLDVTE; encoded by the coding sequence ATGCTTTCTAAGAAAACAAAATACGCAATAAAGGCACTGATGGTGTTGGGTCGCAACTACGGAAAAGAGCCGATGCAAATTGTAAAAATTGCTGATGAAGAGAATATTCCAAAGAAATTCTTGGAGCAAATTTTATTAGAAATGCGCAATGCTGGCATCCTATACAGCAAAAAAGGAGCCGGTGGCGGATATAGTCTCAATAAATCTCCAGAGGACGTCTATCTTTCGCAGGTAATGCGCCTCATTGATGGGCCAATCGCACTGCTCCCTTGTGTGAGCCTTAACTTTTATCGCTCTTGTGATGAGTGTACCGAGGAACACGCCTGCGGAATTCGCGATACTTTCATTGATGTTCGCAATGCGATGCTACAAATCTTAAACGATACCAGTATAGCCAATCTCATCAATAAAGAAAAACAATTGAATCTGGATGTAACCGAATAA
- the pafA gene encoding alkaline phosphatase PafA, whose translation MKLKRLFFLAAIGVLGLTAKAQNQPERPKLVVGLMVDQMRWDYLYRFAERYGNEGFKRLLKDGFTCQNTYINYIPTYTAIGHSSVYTGSVPSIHGIAGNDWIMEQSGEPMYCTQDTSVRGVGTTAKEGKQSPRNLLTSTITDQLRLASNFKSKVIGIALKDRGGILPAGHFANAAYWFESKSGNWITSNFYMDQLPKWVDDFNKKKLADKYLKQDWNTLYDISTYTSSIADDNVYEGKWAGEDKPAFPHLTSKLMKDEGYELIKTTPFGNQLTLDLAKAAIDNEHMGNNPTKNTDFLCVSLSATDYVGHRYSLTSVEIEDIYLRLDQQLADFFAYLDKSVGTGNYTLFLTADHGASYNSRYFMDMKGNGGYFFERQVMKDLDQALSDKFGVSKLVRSLENYQVHLNYSLIEKSNLEERKIKDEIIKVLKKEEGIAYVVDVENGDNMAIPQPLRERIINGYNAKRSGPIQIVLEPQWYGGTPRSTGTTHGTWSPYDSHIPLVFMGWGIKPGASNKVVHITDIAPTIASLLHITEPNGNIGKPIVEVLGQ comes from the coding sequence ATGAAGCTAAAAAGACTTTTTTTCTTAGCCGCAATTGGAGTGTTGGGACTAACTGCAAAAGCGCAAAATCAACCCGAGCGTCCCAAATTGGTCGTCGGATTGATGGTAGACCAAATGAGATGGGACTATCTTTATCGATTTGCCGAACGCTATGGAAATGAGGGATTTAAACGACTGTTAAAAGATGGCTTTACCTGCCAGAATACCTACATAAATTATATCCCAACGTACACCGCTATTGGCCACAGCTCCGTCTACACGGGTAGTGTGCCGTCTATCCATGGAATCGCGGGTAACGATTGGATAATGGAGCAAAGCGGTGAGCCGATGTATTGTACGCAAGACACAAGTGTAAGGGGTGTGGGTACTACAGCGAAAGAAGGAAAACAGTCTCCTCGCAACCTATTGACGTCAACGATTACAGATCAGCTTCGCCTAGCTTCCAACTTCAAGTCAAAGGTCATTGGTATCGCATTGAAAGACCGCGGAGGTATACTCCCCGCAGGACACTTTGCCAATGCTGCCTATTGGTTTGAAAGCAAGTCAGGCAATTGGATTACGAGCAATTTCTATATGGACCAATTACCGAAATGGGTAGACGATTTCAACAAAAAGAAATTAGCGGATAAATATCTAAAGCAAGACTGGAATACATTGTATGACATATCCACTTATACCTCCAGTATAGCAGATGATAATGTGTACGAAGGCAAATGGGCTGGAGAAGATAAACCTGCTTTTCCGCATTTGACGTCCAAACTAATGAAAGACGAAGGGTATGAGCTAATCAAGACGACACCTTTCGGGAATCAACTTACCTTGGATCTGGCTAAAGCTGCCATTGATAACGAGCACATGGGTAATAATCCGACCAAAAATACGGATTTCCTTTGCGTCAGTTTATCTGCAACAGATTATGTCGGTCACCGCTACTCATTGACCTCGGTGGAGATCGAAGACATCTATCTACGCCTAGATCAACAATTGGCAGATTTCTTTGCTTACCTTGACAAAAGTGTGGGTACGGGCAATTATACATTGTTCCTAACAGCCGATCACGGAGCATCATACAACTCTAGGTACTTCATGGATATGAAAGGCAATGGCGGTTATTTCTTTGAGCGTCAGGTGATGAAAGACCTAGACCAAGCACTGTCAGATAAATTTGGTGTCAGCAAGTTGGTCCGTAGCTTGGAAAATTATCAAGTACACCTCAATTATTCCTTGATTGAAAAATCCAATCTAGAAGAAAGAAAGATAAAAGACGAAATCATAAAAGTATTGAAGAAAGAAGAAGGAATAGCCTATGTTGTTGATGTAGAAAATGGAGACAATATGGCTATACCGCAACCCTTACGAGAGCGTATCATCAACGGATACAATGCTAAGAGAAGCGGGCCAATACAGATTGTGTTAGAGCCACAATGGTATGGAGGCACACCTCGATCTACAGGTACTACCCACGGTACGTGGTCACCATACGACTCCCACATCCCATTAGTCTTCATGGGTTGGGGAATCAAGCCAGGAGCATCTAACAAGGTGGTGCACATCACAGATATCGCACCTACGATTGCTTCTTTGCTACACATTACTGAACCAAATGGAAATATTGGCAAGCCAATTGTCGAAGTTTTGGGTCAATAA
- the uvrA gene encoding excinuclease ABC subunit UvrA: MQDIEKNNPKTHILIKGARVNNLKNIDVSIPKNKLIVITGMSGSGKSSLAFDTLYAEGQRRYVESLSSYARQFMGRMNKPEVDYIKGIAPAIAIEQRVITSNPRSTVGTSTEIYDYLKLLFARIGKTFSPISGREVTKDTVSSVVDEISTYPEGTTLTIFCPLIPINNRKLKEELSLLLQKGFVRVRYKEQMQKIEQLIEDKSVSNKSFKEDEVQIVIDRLKLDGEEETISRLADSIQTAFFEGKGTCTVDIEGDNHVFSDKFELDGITFEEPTANFFSFNNPYGACRRCEGYGKVIGIDPDLVIPDKSRSIYDGAIAPWRGEKMGEWLQVLVKSAIKFDFPIHRAYGDLTPQQQELIWAGNSYFKGLNEFFQELEEQTYKIQYRVMLSRYRGKTDCPECKGSRLRKDATYVKVADTSITDLVLLPLDQALTFFQGLSLTKNEQIIAKRLLAEITNRLQFLCDVGLSYLTLNRLSNTLSGGESQRINLATSLGSSLVGSIYVLDEPSIGLHPRDTQRLISVLKSLRDVGNTVIVVEHEQEMMEAADYLIDIGPEAGINGGELVFAGTYEQILKNKKSLTGEYLSGRQSIAIPQQRRKWHDSIKINGARENNLKGVDVAFPLNVFTVVSGVSGSGKTSLVKRILYPAVQKVIGNYSGEQTGIFDGIEGDISKIEQVEMVDQNPIGRSSRSNPVTYVKAWDEVRALYANLPAAKANGLKPAAFSFNVEGGRCDVCQGEGEVKIEMQFMADIVLPCEACGGKRFKSHVLDVQYKEKNVSDVLDLSIEEALLFFADQHKIAARLQPLQDVGLGYVKLGQSSSTLSGGEAQRIKLASFLIKGNNSKKTLFIFDEPTTGLHFNDIKKLLKSFDALIALGNSILVIEHNMDMIKCADWVIDIGPEGGNNGGQLVFAGTPDDLAKCAESYTGQYLKNHLK, translated from the coding sequence ATGCAAGACATCGAAAAAAACAATCCTAAAACCCACATACTTATTAAAGGTGCCCGTGTCAATAATTTGAAGAATATTGACGTGAGTATTCCTAAAAACAAGCTAATTGTTATTACCGGCATGTCTGGATCCGGGAAGTCTTCTTTAGCTTTTGATACCTTATATGCCGAGGGACAACGTCGATATGTGGAGAGCTTGTCTTCATATGCCCGACAGTTTATGGGGCGAATGAATAAACCAGAAGTAGACTACATCAAGGGAATTGCGCCCGCTATTGCAATCGAGCAACGTGTTATCACGAGCAATCCAAGATCAACAGTAGGTACCTCTACCGAGATATATGACTACCTCAAACTTCTTTTTGCTCGAATAGGAAAAACTTTCTCTCCTATTTCTGGAAGAGAGGTAACCAAAGATACCGTGAGCAGTGTCGTCGACGAAATATCCACTTATCCAGAAGGAACTACACTCACGATCTTCTGTCCATTAATCCCTATAAATAATAGAAAACTAAAAGAAGAGCTATCTCTTCTTCTTCAGAAAGGATTTGTAAGGGTCAGATATAAAGAGCAGATGCAAAAAATAGAACAACTTATCGAAGACAAATCCGTCTCCAATAAATCGTTCAAAGAAGATGAAGTCCAAATCGTTATTGACCGCTTGAAACTCGATGGCGAAGAGGAGACCATCAGCAGATTGGCCGATTCCATACAGACTGCATTTTTCGAGGGAAAAGGCACCTGCACAGTCGATATCGAGGGTGATAATCACGTATTTTCAGATAAATTCGAATTAGACGGCATTACCTTTGAAGAACCTACCGCTAATTTCTTCAGTTTTAACAATCCATATGGCGCCTGTCGTAGATGTGAAGGATACGGCAAAGTAATCGGAATTGACCCCGACTTGGTTATTCCTGATAAGAGCAGATCTATATATGATGGGGCTATCGCACCATGGCGCGGGGAGAAAATGGGAGAATGGTTACAAGTTCTGGTTAAATCAGCTATTAAATTTGATTTTCCAATCCACCGCGCATATGGCGACTTGACGCCTCAGCAACAAGAATTGATCTGGGCGGGCAACAGCTATTTCAAGGGCCTAAATGAGTTCTTCCAAGAGCTAGAGGAGCAAACCTATAAGATCCAGTATCGTGTGATGCTCTCACGCTATAGAGGGAAGACTGACTGTCCAGAATGCAAAGGGTCCCGTCTTCGCAAAGATGCTACTTATGTAAAGGTCGCTGACACATCCATTACGGATCTCGTACTTCTCCCCTTGGATCAAGCCCTAACATTCTTTCAAGGACTATCGCTTACCAAAAATGAACAAATTATTGCAAAGCGATTGCTTGCAGAAATTACAAATAGATTGCAGTTTCTCTGTGATGTAGGGTTGAGCTATTTAACGCTGAATCGTCTCTCCAATACCCTGTCGGGAGGGGAGTCACAGCGAATCAATCTTGCGACTTCACTGGGAAGCTCTCTAGTGGGGTCTATCTATGTTTTGGATGAGCCCTCCATTGGTCTACATCCAAGGGATACCCAACGACTGATCAGTGTACTCAAGTCCCTAAGGGATGTGGGCAATACTGTGATTGTAGTAGAGCATGAGCAGGAGATGATGGAAGCAGCAGACTATCTTATCGATATTGGTCCTGAGGCGGGCATCAATGGAGGTGAACTTGTTTTTGCGGGCACCTATGAACAGATATTAAAAAACAAAAAAAGTCTTACTGGAGAATATTTAAGTGGAAGACAATCTATTGCCATTCCACAGCAACGTCGCAAATGGCACGATAGTATCAAAATCAACGGTGCACGTGAGAATAACCTGAAGGGGGTCGATGTAGCATTTCCTTTAAATGTATTCACGGTTGTATCGGGCGTTTCTGGCTCGGGAAAAACATCGCTTGTCAAAAGAATACTCTATCCGGCTGTACAAAAGGTGATTGGGAACTATTCTGGTGAACAAACTGGGATCTTTGATGGTATAGAGGGAGATATCTCCAAGATAGAACAAGTAGAAATGGTCGACCAAAATCCAATTGGTCGCTCCTCCAGATCTAATCCGGTGACCTATGTCAAAGCCTGGGATGAGGTCAGGGCACTGTATGCTAACTTACCTGCTGCTAAAGCCAATGGCCTTAAACCTGCCGCGTTTTCATTCAACGTAGAGGGTGGACGCTGCGACGTGTGTCAAGGAGAGGGAGAAGTAAAAATCGAGATGCAGTTTATGGCCGACATTGTACTGCCCTGTGAAGCGTGTGGAGGGAAACGTTTTAAGTCACATGTGCTCGATGTCCAGTATAAAGAAAAGAACGTATCGGACGTGCTAGATCTCAGCATCGAAGAAGCACTCCTATTCTTTGCCGATCAGCACAAGATTGCAGCTAGATTGCAACCGCTTCAAGACGTAGGGCTTGGGTACGTGAAACTAGGCCAATCTTCTAGTACGCTATCCGGTGGTGAAGCGCAACGTATCAAACTCGCATCATTCCTCATCAAGGGTAACAATAGCAAGAAGACCCTTTTTATCTTTGACGAACCGACGACGGGCCTTCACTTTAACGATATCAAAAAGCTTCTCAAGTCATTTGACGCACTAATTGCCCTGGGCAATAGCATCCTTGTAATAGAGCACAACATGGATATGATCAAGTGTGCAGACTGGGTAATCGATATCGGTCCGGAAGGAGGTAACAATGGCGGTCAACTCGTTTTTGCGGGTACCCCGGATGACTTGGCCAAATGTGCCGAATCCTACACTGGACAATATTTAAAGAACCATTTGAAATAA
- the xseB gene encoding exodeoxyribonuclease VII small subunit: protein MELNYSYTEAYNELQLIVQDIESGTTNIDELSDKIKRAANLIEICRAKLTATEGEVAKLLANLEPPQEQDTEEE, encoded by the coding sequence ATGGAACTGAACTATAGCTATACTGAAGCTTATAACGAATTACAACTAATCGTCCAAGATATCGAATCCGGAACGACTAACATCGACGAGCTATCCGACAAAATAAAAAGAGCGGCTAACCTTATCGAAATCTGTCGAGCTAAATTGACAGCAACCGAAGGAGAAGTCGCCAAGTTACTGGCCAATCTCGAGCCTCCTCAAGAGCAAGATACAGAAGAAGAATGA
- the xseA gene encoding exodeoxyribonuclease VII large subunit produces the protein MPELIDNKHIFSLLEVTRSIQKTIADRYKSLYWIKAEMNKLNHYSHSGHCYPELVEKKDGKIVAEIRSILWKADYNRINTNFLKTVQEPLREGITMLFQAAISFDPMYGLSLKIVDIDPTFTLGELEKEKLESIRKLKDEGIYDANKARPFPLVPKRLAIISVETSKGLSDFYNIINHNPWGYRFECTLYPALLQGDKSIPSIIRQLGIIAEHIEEYDVVAIIRGGGGEVGLSSYNNYLLAKAVSLFPKPILTGIGHSTNMTVTEMVAYKSAITPSELADFLIQKFHNFAIPLDKAIGSIQNRSTQLFEQHRQKLSKHASEIKWNAQHAIQKAKNDVNGLERSLLITVQQSFKEQQNSLDHTARVLRLADPFQLLKRGFSITKVNGKLVTSISDIQSGDTIQTMLDQGMIESTVVDIKQQQHGTEL, from the coding sequence ATGCCGGAATTAATCGATAACAAACACATCTTCTCGCTACTGGAAGTGACCCGTAGTATCCAAAAGACTATAGCCGATCGTTATAAGAGTCTGTATTGGATTAAAGCAGAAATGAATAAGCTCAATCACTATTCACATTCTGGGCATTGTTACCCAGAACTCGTCGAGAAAAAGGATGGCAAAATAGTAGCGGAAATTAGATCAATACTCTGGAAGGCCGATTACAATCGCATCAATACAAATTTCCTTAAAACAGTACAAGAACCCCTTCGTGAAGGGATTACGATGCTCTTTCAAGCAGCAATTTCCTTTGACCCTATGTATGGGCTCAGTCTCAAAATCGTAGATATCGACCCTACATTTACTTTGGGAGAACTCGAAAAAGAGAAATTGGAAAGTATTCGAAAATTAAAAGACGAAGGGATATATGACGCGAACAAGGCACGTCCCTTTCCACTGGTCCCCAAACGATTGGCGATTATCTCGGTAGAGACAAGCAAAGGCCTGTCGGATTTTTACAACATCATCAATCACAATCCGTGGGGATATAGATTCGAATGTACCCTATACCCGGCTTTGTTGCAGGGTGACAAATCTATTCCCTCCATCATCCGGCAGCTCGGTATTATCGCTGAGCATATCGAGGAATATGATGTTGTGGCCATCATTAGAGGTGGTGGTGGAGAAGTTGGCCTCTCCAGCTATAACAATTACCTATTGGCAAAGGCAGTATCCTTATTTCCAAAGCCCATCTTAACAGGCATCGGTCATTCTACCAATATGACAGTAACGGAGATGGTTGCCTATAAAAGTGCCATTACGCCGAGTGAGCTTGCAGATTTTTTGATTCAAAAATTTCATAACTTTGCCATTCCATTGGACAAGGCTATCGGAAGTATACAAAATAGAAGCACTCAGCTATTTGAGCAACATCGCCAAAAGCTTTCCAAACATGCTTCGGAGATCAAATGGAACGCTCAACATGCCATTCAAAAGGCCAAAAATGATGTAAATGGCTTGGAGAGGAGTCTTCTGATTACGGTTCAGCAAAGTTTCAAGGAGCAACAAAATTCACTCGACCATACGGCCCGTGTATTGAGACTGGCAGATCCATTTCAACTCCTAAAGCGAGGATTTTCGATTACTAAGGTCAATGGAAAACTTGTTACTTCCATCTCAGACATCCAATCTGGAGACACCATTCAGACGATGCTTGACCAAGGTATGATAGAGAGTACAGTAGTAGATATTAAACAACAACAACATGGAACTGAACTATAG